Proteins encoded by one window of Frondihabitans peucedani:
- the nrdH gene encoding glutaredoxin-like protein NrdH, with amino-acid sequence MAITVYTKPSCVQCTATYRALDNKGIEYEVFDVSVDEKALETVKALGYLQAPVVITDEDHWSGFRPDKIAGLAAAIA; translated from the coding sequence GCCGTCCTGCGTCCAGTGCACCGCCACCTACCGCGCGCTCGACAACAAGGGCATCGAGTACGAGGTCTTCGACGTCTCCGTCGACGAGAAGGCCCTCGAGACCGTCAAGGCCCTCGGCTACCTCCAGGCCCCCGTCGTCATCACCGACGAAGACCACTGGTCGGGCTTCCGCCCCGACAAGATCGCCGGCCTCGCCGCCGCGATCGCGTAG
- the nrdI gene encoding class Ib ribonucleoside-diphosphate reductase assembly flavoprotein NrdI, translated as MTHLIYFSSVSGNTARFVEKVGVPAERIPLFPSDEPLLARDPYVLVLPTYGGGESGGAVPKQVIRFLNDEGNRSLIRGVIATGNTNFGEGYCLAGDIVAAKCRVPLLYRVEVFGTPDDVSAVQEGLDQFWTQQSMTSK; from the coding sequence GTGACCCACCTGATCTACTTCTCGAGCGTCTCGGGCAACACCGCCCGATTCGTCGAGAAGGTCGGTGTGCCGGCCGAGCGCATCCCGCTCTTCCCGAGCGACGAGCCCCTTCTCGCACGCGACCCCTACGTCCTCGTCCTGCCCACCTACGGCGGCGGCGAGAGCGGGGGCGCCGTGCCGAAGCAGGTGATCCGGTTCCTCAACGACGAGGGCAACCGGTCGCTCATCCGAGGCGTGATCGCCACGGGCAACACCAACTTCGGAGAGGGCTACTGCCTGGCCGGCGACATCGTCGCGGCCAAGTGCCGGGTGCCCCTCCTCTACCGTGTCGAGGTCTTCGGCACGCCAGACGATGTCTCAGCAGTACAAGAAGGATTGGACCAATTTTGGACGCAGCAGTCGATGACCTCGAAGTGA